In one Actinomycetota bacterium genomic region, the following are encoded:
- a CDS encoding cation transporter, protein MATVGLKPQRRNALARRVRLLAAATITYNIAEAVVALIAGSVASSTALIGFGLDSLIEVSSAGALSWQFSAKDHDVRESRERLTLKLIALSFFALAAYVVVDSVLAFVGRGEASPSPAGIGLAALSLVVMPFLSSAQRRAGRELGSASAVADSKQTLLCAYLSAVLLAGLLANSLFGWSWADPIAGLVIAGVALREGREAWRGEACGCAPKSRLGGFSD, encoded by the coding sequence TTGGCAACCGTCGGGCTGAAGCCGCAAAGGCGTAACGCCCTCGCCCGGCGGGTCCGCCTCCTCGCTGCTGCGACCATCACCTACAACATCGCCGAGGCCGTGGTCGCGCTTATCGCCGGCTCGGTCGCCTCGTCCACTGCGCTAATCGGATTTGGTCTGGACTCGCTGATCGAGGTCTCCTCGGCGGGCGCACTCTCGTGGCAGTTCTCGGCGAAGGATCACGATGTTCGGGAGTCCCGGGAACGGCTGACCCTGAAGCTGATCGCCCTGTCGTTTTTCGCTCTCGCGGCTTACGTGGTCGTCGACTCGGTGCTCGCCTTCGTCGGTAGGGGCGAGGCAAGCCCATCGCCCGCCGGCATCGGGCTGGCGGCGCTATCGCTGGTCGTCATGCCGTTCTTGTCCTCGGCGCAGCGCCGGGCGGGCCGGGAGTTGGGTTCGGCCTCTGCAGTAGCCGACTCCAAGCAGACCCTGCTCTGCGCCTACCTGTCCGCAGTCCTGCTTGCCGGCCTGCTGGCGAACTCGCTGTTCGGCTGGTCCTGGGCCGACCCGATCGCAGGTTTGGTCATCGCCGGCGTCGCGCTCCGGGAGGGCCGGGAGGCGTGGCGGGGGGAAGCCTGTGGCTGCGCGCCAAAAAGCCGCCTGGGCGGCTTCAGCGATTGA
- a CDS encoding Rieske 2Fe-2S domain-containing protein, whose product MSETTAVLAGTKLVESVEYFAVAHTADIPPGWVLKVQVGNREVALANCDGAFSALDNFCTHAGGPLGNSRLSDGCRLECSWHGAQFDARSGEVVSGPARKPLRKYTVKVLDETVYVALVSKGPLDG is encoded by the coding sequence TTGAGCGAAACGACAGCAGTCCTGGCGGGCACCAAGCTCGTCGAGTCGGTCGAGTACTTTGCGGTGGCGCACACGGCCGACATCCCACCGGGCTGGGTCCTAAAGGTCCAGGTCGGGAACCGCGAGGTCGCCCTGGCCAACTGCGACGGCGCCTTCTCCGCGCTCGACAACTTCTGCACCCACGCCGGCGGCCCCCTGGGGAACAGCCGGCTGAGCGACGGCTGCCGGCTGGAGTGCAGTTGGCACGGCGCCCAGTTCGACGCCCGAAGCGGAGAGGTGGTCTCCGGACCTGCCCGCAAGCCGTTGCGCAAATACACGGTCAAGGTCCTGGACGAAACGGTGTACGTGGCCCTGGTGTCGAAGGGCCCGCTGGACGGCTAG